Proteins from a genomic interval of Opitutales bacterium:
- a CDS encoding DUF3016 domain-containing protein translates to MKTLPSLLFALIAGVLLAAPLSAEEENESVTITWSNTDKYRDVRSTTGGPIHELKQFKPAIEREVQKYVKRQFPEGTQLTMDIVDVDLAGRVDFARAQEIRVIKSIYPPAMTFSFTLSDAEGNVLAEDDKKRISDVGFLFGHQNPVHRDRYEYETEMVRDWLRSLKRETKI, encoded by the coding sequence CGGGAGTCCTTCTGGCGGCTCCCTTGTCAGCTGAGGAAGAAAATGAATCCGTTACGATCACGTGGAGTAACACCGACAAGTATCGTGATGTCCGCAGCACAACGGGTGGTCCGATCCACGAACTCAAGCAATTCAAGCCGGCTATCGAGCGTGAGGTTCAAAAATACGTGAAGCGGCAGTTTCCTGAGGGCACCCAACTGACCATGGATATTGTAGACGTGGATTTGGCAGGTCGTGTAGATTTCGCAAGAGCCCAGGAGATCCGGGTTATCAAGAGTATCTACCCGCCTGCTATGACATTCAGTTTTACCCTCAGCGACGCCGAAGGCAACGTTCTCGCAGAGGACGATAAGAAACGTATCTCCGATGTCGGTTTCCTTTTTGGACATCAAAACCCAGTGCACCGAGATCGGTATGAGTATGAGACCGAAATGGTGCGCGATTGGTTGCGCAGCCTAAAGCGCGAGACGAAGATCTGA